A genomic segment from Chitinophaga flava encodes:
- a CDS encoding haloacid dehalogenase-like hydrolase, with amino-acid sequence MRNIAFVDICGTLYDSNTTMDFLSLKNPAFAHYRSNFFVRVMNKISRMIWKRDFVRSRGVAGLKGQSRDGLYKEAEGFVNEYLKGRERNEVHEIVMQLREKGYEIVLISATLDFIAHSIGAGLKADKVYASGLGYNNGICDGLIRNDLLGNKHLVARSILSGSDIVPQVVVITDDKTDLKLAQMANEVYVIAPVTDNAYWKGHLGGKMTLIEKKKTL; translated from the coding sequence ATGAGAAATATTGCTTTTGTAGATATATGCGGCACATTGTATGATTCCAATACAACAATGGATTTTTTGTCTCTGAAGAATCCTGCTTTTGCCCATTACAGAAGTAATTTTTTTGTAAGGGTGATGAACAAAATTTCTAGGATGATCTGGAAGCGTGATTTTGTCAGAAGCAGAGGTGTAGCTGGTTTGAAGGGGCAATCCAGAGATGGATTATACAAAGAGGCTGAAGGGTTTGTCAACGAATATTTAAAAGGAAGGGAACGGAACGAGGTGCATGAAATAGTAATGCAATTGAGAGAAAAGGGATATGAGATTGTATTGATATCAGCAACGCTTGATTTTATTGCTCATTCCATAGGAGCCGGCCTTAAAGCAGATAAAGTGTATGCGTCGGGTCTTGGGTACAATAACGGAATCTGTGATGGACTGATCAGAAATGATCTGCTTGGCAACAAACATCTGGTTGCTCGCTCTATATTATCAGGCAGTGATATCGTTCCTCAGGTAGTAGTGATTACAGATGATAAAACCGATCTTAAATTGGCACAGATGGCCAATGAAGTATATGTTATCGCTCCGGTAACAGACAATGCTTATTGGAAAGGCCACCTGGGGGGAAAAATGACATTGATAGAAAAAAAGAAAACTTTATGA
- a CDS encoding glycosyltransferase, giving the protein MSVYFKENPGFLRASLESIFNQSHMPDEVVLVKDGPLTPELDVVIEEYRKRWVDGFHIVPLEKNVGLGRALQIGIMHCQYDYIARMDSDDICYLDRFEKQVLFIAQNRNISVLGTGIMEFNEQPNDMSSVKILPSSNAELVKYAGKRCPFNHSSVMLNKAAIIAAGSYQEMPFLEDYYLWLRVMKKGYEFANLPEPLLYFRIGNDVIGRRQGWGYARNEMNLFWRGYKEQLISTGNFLYATFFRLPLRLLPKKALSFIYHRLLRQQTA; this is encoded by the coding sequence ATGTCTGTCTATTTTAAGGAGAATCCTGGTTTTCTTAGGGCCAGCCTGGAAAGTATATTCAATCAGAGCCATATGCCCGATGAAGTCGTCCTTGTAAAGGATGGACCGTTGACACCGGAACTGGACGTAGTAATTGAAGAGTATAGGAAGAGATGGGTGGATGGCTTTCATATTGTTCCTTTGGAAAAAAATGTCGGACTTGGAAGAGCATTACAGATTGGTATCATGCACTGTCAGTACGATTATATAGCCAGGATGGATTCTGATGATATTTGTTATCTGGACAGGTTTGAGAAACAGGTTTTATTTATAGCGCAAAACAGGAATATATCAGTATTGGGTACCGGTATAATGGAGTTCAATGAACAGCCGAATGATATGTCCTCTGTTAAAATATTACCTTCTTCAAATGCAGAGCTGGTGAAATATGCGGGAAAGCGGTGTCCGTTTAATCATTCTTCTGTAATGCTGAATAAGGCTGCTATCATAGCTGCCGGATCTTATCAGGAAATGCCTTTTCTGGAAGACTACTATTTATGGCTGAGGGTAATGAAGAAGGGGTATGAATTTGCGAATTTGCCGGAGCCCCTGTTGTATTTCAGGATTGGAAATGATGTAATAGGCAGAAGACAGGGATGGGGATATGCCAGAAACGAAATGAACCTTTTCTGGAGAGGATATAAAGAGCAGTTGATCTCAACAGGTAACTTTTTATATGCAACATTTTTCAGACTGCCCTTAAGGTTACTACCCAAAAAGGCGTTGTCATTTATTTACCATAGACTATTGCGTCAACAAACAGCCTGA
- a CDS encoding ATP-grasp domain-containing protein produces MKILISDVELRKSFDIANIVGRNYPPADILYASSEDSRVLKVIYANLYLLRTADYMNFERDLKEIISLLSNGEDIVYLPVEERTTLLFYEFLEKNPAVAPRFLFALPQLTAFNISRDKYLLNVFCTENGIKAPEIISFDRLDTWKTEFKPLVYKPKKGSGSAGVRFILQPEDLQTLEPHPDYFFQQFVGDGKEVCGGFYLMSNGELKGFYSHKRIRTYPEQGGVSVYSKSVQNDDIKEIGERLLKKLQWSGWAMIEFLYDEELKDYYIIEINPRAWGSILLSEFNNARFINKYIELSLGKPVQTSEVNFDTYIRWFFPWDLISYAKKRGRIPGFWKWNKRKTCYIGFTYATFFSSFLFIFYSVFSVKHIKKVLGVK; encoded by the coding sequence ATGAAAATATTAATTTCTGACGTTGAGTTAAGAAAGTCGTTTGACATCGCAAATATTGTCGGCAGAAATTATCCGCCTGCGGATATCCTCTACGCCAGTAGTGAAGATAGTAGGGTGTTGAAGGTGATTTATGCCAATCTCTATTTGCTGCGGACTGCTGACTATATGAATTTTGAAAGGGACCTGAAGGAAATAATCAGTCTGCTAAGTAATGGAGAAGATATAGTATACCTGCCGGTTGAGGAAAGAACAACGCTTTTGTTTTATGAGTTTTTGGAAAAAAATCCGGCCGTTGCCCCCCGTTTTTTGTTTGCTCTTCCTCAGCTGACTGCTTTTAATATAAGCAGAGATAAATATCTTTTGAATGTTTTTTGTACTGAGAACGGAATAAAAGCACCAGAGATTATTTCTTTTGACAGGCTGGATACCTGGAAGACTGAATTCAAACCATTGGTCTATAAACCTAAAAAAGGAAGTGGAAGTGCAGGCGTCAGGTTTATACTGCAGCCAGAGGATTTGCAAACACTGGAACCTCATCCCGACTATTTTTTTCAGCAGTTTGTAGGAGATGGAAAGGAAGTGTGCGGGGGATTTTATCTGATGAGCAATGGTGAGTTGAAAGGGTTTTACAGTCATAAAAGGATTAGAACTTATCCGGAACAGGGAGGGGTATCGGTTTATTCCAAGTCTGTTCAAAATGACGATATTAAGGAAATTGGTGAGAGGTTACTAAAAAAGCTGCAATGGTCGGGTTGGGCAATGATCGAGTTCCTGTACGATGAAGAGCTGAAGGATTACTATATAATTGAAATAAACCCTCGCGCCTGGGGTTCCATCTTGCTTTCGGAGTTCAATAATGCAAGGTTTATCAATAAGTATATAGAGCTATCGCTTGGAAAACCTGTACAGACAAGCGAAGTGAATTTTGATACCTACATCCGGTGGTTTTTCCCCTGGGATCTCATCTCTTATGCTAAAAAGCGAGGAAGGATCCCTGGTTTCTGGAAATGGAATAAAAGAAAAACCTGTTATATAGGATTTACCTATGCAACTTTTTTCAGCAGTTTTCTTTTTATTTTCTATTCCGTTTTTAGTGTTAAACATATAAAAAAGGTCTTGGGGGTTAAATAA
- a CDS encoding HAD family hydrolase: MNTAFDFDGTLTDKDTLLGFFLAGTVKHRNVKLLLYFVCACLTKTRFLSNTRLKEVGVYLFLKGKSKAEIEQQSKLYAKSIKLNQVFFNDYCSTENAKVVISASFYEYLKYIFDPEKVIASSLRYSGKGEVEGVAFNCYHEAKRTAMYQRGINHIDLFYTDNLQADGPIVRMSGSVMLVKKGGITSKIQVNENTYF; encoded by the coding sequence ATGAATACGGCATTTGATTTTGATGGTACGTTGACTGATAAGGATACACTATTGGGGTTTTTCCTGGCAGGAACAGTAAAACATAGAAATGTAAAATTATTATTATATTTTGTGTGTGCCTGCTTGACAAAAACCAGATTCTTGTCTAATACAAGGCTTAAAGAGGTGGGGGTCTATCTTTTTTTAAAAGGGAAAAGTAAAGCAGAGATAGAACAACAGTCAAAGTTGTATGCTAAATCCATAAAACTTAATCAGGTGTTTTTTAATGACTATTGTTCTACAGAGAATGCAAAAGTTGTTATTTCTGCATCATTTTACGAATATCTTAAATATATCTTTGACCCTGAAAAAGTAATCGCTTCCTCTTTACGTTATTCCGGAAAAGGAGAGGTAGAAGGGGTGGCCTTCAATTGTTATCATGAAGCGAAGCGAACTGCGATGTACCAACGCGGGATTAACCATATCGATCTCTTTTATACGGATAACCTGCAGGCTGATGGTCCCATCGTTCGGATGTCTGGTTCTGTAATGCTGGTAAAGAAAGGAGGCATTACTTCAAAAATTCAAGTGAATGAAAATACTTACTTTTGA
- a CDS encoding polysaccharide deacetylase family protein has product MKILTFDIEEWFHILDNDSTKSEADWSNYESRIHRNMDKIMGLLSEADRPATFFCLGWIARKYPDVIKRIDDSGYEIGTHSDLHQLVYEQSAKEYEEDLKRSVYSLEDITGKKVTTYRAPGFSVKKSHPWVFEILAKYGIKTDASIFPAARAHGGFPDFGISRPCKVDINGIELKEFPINLRMIGNRYPFIFSGGGYFRLLPMGMLKRYFRETDYVMTYFHPRDFDSEQPVIKELSLVRKFKSYYGLKNALDKLAVLLKEHDFTDIRTAEKNINWNNVEIKKII; this is encoded by the coding sequence ATGAAAATACTTACTTTTGATATAGAAGAATGGTTTCATATTCTGGACAATGACTCCACGAAATCAGAAGCGGATTGGTCGAATTACGAGTCGAGGATTCACCGTAATATGGATAAAATTATGGGGCTGCTCTCAGAGGCGGACCGACCTGCGACATTTTTCTGTCTGGGATGGATTGCCCGTAAGTATCCGGATGTGATAAAAAGAATTGATGATTCAGGTTACGAAATTGGTACGCATTCGGATCTGCATCAACTGGTATATGAGCAGTCAGCTAAAGAATATGAAGAAGACCTTAAACGATCTGTTTACTCTCTTGAAGATATCACAGGAAAGAAAGTAACAACTTACCGGGCTCCTGGTTTTTCTGTTAAGAAAAGTCATCCATGGGTGTTTGAAATCCTGGCCAAGTACGGTATTAAAACAGATGCCTCTATTTTCCCTGCAGCCAGAGCTCATGGGGGATTCCCCGATTTTGGGATTTCCCGTCCCTGCAAGGTTGACATTAATGGCATAGAATTGAAAGAGTTTCCCATAAACCTGCGGATGATAGGAAACAGATACCCTTTTATATTCTCCGGAGGAGGCTATTTCAGGTTACTACCAATGGGGATGCTGAAAAGATATTTCAGAGAAACCGATTATGTAATGACCTATTTTCATCCAAGGGATTTTGATAGTGAACAACCAGTCATCAAGGAGTTGAGCCTGGTAAGGAAATTTAAATCCTATTATGGATTAAAAAATGCTTTAGATAAGCTGGCAGTACTTTTAAAAGAACATGATTTTACAGATATCAGAACTGCCGAAAAGAATATTAATTGGAATAATGTAGAAATAAAAAAAATCATATAA
- the gmd gene encoding GDP-mannose 4,6-dehydratase, with translation MKTCLITGITGQDGAYLTEFLLKKGYEVHGIKRRSSLFNTDRIDHLYQDPHEDHVRFKLHYGDLTDSTNLIRIIQEVQPDEIYNLGAMSHVQVSFEAPEYTADADGIGTLRILEAVRLLGLTQKTKIYQASTSELYGLVQEVPQSERTPFYPRSPYAVAKMYAYWITVNYREAYNMFACNGILFNHESPLRGETFVTRKITRAVAKLALGMQDKLYMGNLDAKRDWGHAKDYVEAMWLILQQEKPEDFVIATGITTTVREFIRMAFSEVGVEVEFKGEGIDEKGYVKAINNPDCPLQPGQEVVAIDPRYFRPTEVELLIGDPTKSKTKLGWKPKYDLPALVQEMVAADLELFRREKLLKDAGYKVLNQFE, from the coding sequence ATGAAAACTTGTCTTATCACAGGAATAACTGGTCAGGATGGTGCATATTTAACAGAGTTTCTTCTGAAAAAGGGATACGAAGTTCATGGAATTAAACGTAGATCATCACTTTTTAATACAGATAGAATCGATCATCTTTACCAGGATCCTCATGAAGATCACGTGCGGTTTAAATTGCACTATGGTGACTTGACTGATAGCACGAATCTGATCCGGATAATACAGGAAGTTCAACCAGACGAAATTTATAACCTTGGCGCAATGAGCCACGTACAGGTAAGTTTTGAGGCTCCGGAATATACTGCTGATGCTGATGGTATCGGTACATTACGTATCCTTGAAGCTGTGCGTTTACTCGGACTGACTCAGAAAACCAAAATATACCAGGCTTCCACTTCAGAATTATATGGTCTGGTACAGGAAGTGCCACAGTCAGAGAGGACACCGTTTTATCCGCGTTCCCCATATGCCGTGGCTAAAATGTATGCTTACTGGATTACTGTTAACTATCGGGAGGCTTATAATATGTTTGCATGTAATGGTATCCTGTTTAATCACGAGAGTCCATTGCGTGGTGAAACCTTTGTAACCAGAAAGATTACCCGGGCGGTTGCGAAACTTGCTCTTGGTATGCAGGATAAATTGTATATGGGTAACCTGGATGCAAAGCGGGATTGGGGACATGCAAAGGATTATGTAGAAGCGATGTGGTTGATCCTGCAACAAGAGAAACCGGAGGATTTTGTAATCGCTACCGGAATAACCACTACCGTAAGGGAGTTTATTCGTATGGCTTTTTCAGAGGTAGGTGTGGAAGTGGAGTTTAAAGGAGAAGGTATTGATGAAAAAGGATATGTTAAGGCAATAAATAATCCCGACTGCCCATTACAACCAGGTCAGGAGGTCGTTGCTATAGATCCGCGTTACTTCCGCCCTACTGAGGTTGAGTTACTGATTGGTGATCCTACAAAATCTAAAACCAAACTGGGTTGGAAACCCAAATATGATCTGCCTGCACTGGTTCAGGAAATGGTTGCTGCGGATCTTGAGCTTTTCAGACGCGAAAAACTGCTTAAAGATGCAGGTTATAAAGTATTAAACCAATTTGAATAA
- the fcl gene encoding GDP-L-fucose synthase, with translation MERQDKIYVAGHRGMVGSAIVRRLQKDGFSNIITRTSQELDLRDQLAVARFFQEEKPDYVFLAAAKVGGILANNTYRGQFIYENLMIQNNVIHQAHLHEVKKLMFLGSSCIYPKMAPQPMKEEYLLTGPLEPTNEPYAIAKIAGIEMCDAYRAQYGSNFVSVMPTNLYGPNDNYDLNNSHVLPAMLRKMHEAKVNNQPEVVLWGTGTPRREFLHADDMADACFYLMQHYQEPGLVNIGIGEDISIKELAELIQKIVGYEGQLVFDPGKPDGTPRKLMDVTKLHSYGWRARIALEDGIRNVYEDVKKTQWGSII, from the coding sequence ATGGAACGTCAGGATAAAATATACGTTGCTGGCCATCGTGGAATGGTCGGATCTGCAATCGTCAGACGTTTACAAAAAGACGGGTTTAGTAACATTATTACCCGGACTTCTCAAGAGCTGGACCTGAGGGATCAACTGGCTGTGGCCCGTTTTTTTCAGGAAGAAAAGCCGGATTATGTTTTTCTGGCTGCAGCTAAGGTGGGAGGGATTTTGGCAAATAATACGTATAGAGGACAGTTTATCTATGAGAACCTGATGATTCAGAATAATGTGATTCATCAGGCTCACTTGCATGAGGTTAAAAAACTGATGTTCCTGGGCTCTTCCTGCATATATCCTAAAATGGCTCCGCAGCCAATGAAGGAAGAATACTTGCTGACAGGCCCGCTGGAACCAACCAATGAGCCATATGCAATAGCCAAGATTGCAGGCATTGAAATGTGCGATGCTTACCGGGCTCAATACGGGAGCAATTTTGTATCAGTAATGCCGACCAACCTTTACGGGCCTAATGATAATTATGATCTCAATAACTCGCATGTATTGCCGGCAATGCTTCGCAAAATGCACGAAGCGAAGGTAAATAACCAGCCCGAAGTGGTTTTATGGGGAACAGGCACGCCCAGACGTGAATTCCTTCATGCAGATGATATGGCAGATGCATGCTTTTATCTGATGCAGCATTACCAGGAGCCAGGATTGGTGAACATCGGAATCGGTGAAGATATTAGCATAAAAGAGTTAGCCGAGCTGATTCAGAAGATCGTAGGTTATGAAGGGCAGCTGGTATTTGATCCCGGCAAACCGGATGGTACCCCCCGCAAACTTATGGATGTGACTAAATTACACAGCTACGGATGGCGGGCCCGGATTGCTTTGGAAGACGGCATCCGGAATGTATACGAAGACGTGAAAAAGACCCAATGGGGCAGCATCATATGA
- a CDS encoding mannose-1-phosphate guanylyltransferase — protein MKTSNHVFIMAGGVGSRFWPKSRNDYPKQFIDILGTGKSLLQLTYDRFLKLCPEENIHVVTNKQYKSLVQEQLPGVAESNILCEPSRNNTAPCIAYAAFKLAAKDPHANMVVAPSDHFILYEDIFIEKVKLGLDLAATDPVLLTLGITPTRPDTGYGYINFEKSGENGVHKVKQFTEKPPLEKAKEFLASGSYVWNGGIFIWNVKAALQAFHEHAPEIYSLFSKGDGLYNTAEEQHFIDAEYPASPSISIDYAIMEKADNVYTIPADFGWSDLGTWGSLYEVADKQNGDNVFSGNHQLENTENSIIHLPPGKLAVIKGLKDYIVVDDNNVLLIYPKQDEQEIKQITERLKSQNQTHYL, from the coding sequence ATGAAAACCAGTAATCATGTTTTTATTATGGCGGGTGGCGTTGGTAGCCGCTTTTGGCCTAAGAGTCGAAACGATTATCCCAAACAGTTTATCGATATTTTGGGAACAGGGAAATCATTATTGCAACTAACCTACGACAGGTTTTTGAAATTATGCCCTGAGGAGAATATCCATGTCGTTACCAACAAGCAGTACAAGTCTCTGGTACAGGAACAACTGCCCGGCGTAGCTGAGAGCAATATTTTGTGTGAACCTTCACGAAACAATACGGCCCCCTGTATTGCTTATGCTGCCTTTAAACTGGCGGCGAAAGATCCTCACGCTAATATGGTGGTGGCCCCTTCAGACCATTTTATTCTCTATGAAGACATATTTATTGAGAAGGTTAAATTGGGATTGGACCTGGCAGCTACAGACCCTGTATTGCTAACACTCGGTATTACCCCTACTAGACCAGATACTGGTTATGGCTACATCAACTTTGAAAAAAGTGGGGAGAATGGTGTTCATAAGGTAAAGCAGTTTACAGAAAAACCTCCGTTGGAAAAAGCAAAGGAATTTCTTGCCAGTGGAAGCTATGTATGGAACGGCGGTATTTTTATCTGGAATGTAAAAGCTGCCCTGCAAGCTTTCCATGAACATGCTCCTGAGATTTATTCCCTCTTCAGCAAAGGGGATGGTCTCTACAATACCGCAGAAGAACAACATTTTATAGATGCTGAATATCCAGCCTCTCCCAGTATTTCAATAGATTACGCTATCATGGAAAAGGCTGATAACGTTTACACTATTCCTGCTGATTTCGGATGGAGTGACCTGGGTACCTGGGGCTCATTATATGAGGTTGCCGATAAACAGAACGGTGATAATGTCTTCTCCGGAAACCATCAGCTTGAGAATACCGAGAACAGTATCATCCATCTTCCACCGGGAAAGCTGGCGGTTATTAAAGGGCTGAAGGATTATATTGTGGTAGATGATAACAATGTTCTGCTCATATATCCCAAACAAGATGAGCAGGAAATCAAACAAATCACTGAAAGACTAAAATCACAAAATCAAACACATTATTTATAG
- a CDS encoding DUF4091 domain-containing protein, translating to MKKIIFIFSLLFGALGCTSQVPGPGISLVDPLKKLLRTDTDFGPESAVTDVARGEVASVQLAVRSNTPIKGLRAVVTELKNGNTSLKNIQVKYVGYVKLAALAKNPAKDVIRAPDMLYPDPLLEQSDINVDANTTQPVWLSIDIPVNTLPGLYSGKIKVTGNTAGGSFTTIKAFSVQVYPVQIKSTRLLVSMTPAIENDRMSNTVNQLTLISNKAKVAPYSAQYWASVQKMAQMMHAYRQNAILVYTLHIIDYTPDSNGNFQFDFSKFDQIIETFQKNGDIKRIIGGWLGGRNGGWYEGFDLFYYYFKDGKAQLGSGKVTNKDVVKFYQQFIPAFMKHLKEKRWDNIYYQHLVDEPIDANAGSYLEIAAFFRQLAPNMKTLESVQTTKVTSAVNIPIPVLDFLDQNYEYYRVQQSQGKELWFYTCWLPQGEYANRFIELPLIKTRLLHWINYKYRLPGYEHWAYNNWSANPLQEAGSLLSNGETLPGGDSWIVYPKQGGFLSSIRLEAMRDGIIDYELLKMLEARKPALSNSLAGQIIKSLKSYETNIQEFRKVRRQLLQAQ from the coding sequence ATGAAAAAAATAATCTTTATATTTTCTCTTTTGTTTGGTGCGTTGGGCTGCACCTCTCAGGTTCCGGGCCCTGGGATAAGCCTGGTAGATCCTTTAAAAAAACTACTGCGTACCGATACTGATTTTGGTCCGGAAAGCGCTGTTACTGACGTGGCAAGGGGGGAAGTGGCCAGTGTACAGCTGGCTGTAAGAAGTAATACCCCAATAAAAGGTCTGAGGGCAGTGGTCACGGAGTTAAAAAATGGTAATACCAGTCTGAAAAACATACAGGTAAAGTATGTCGGGTATGTCAAGCTGGCTGCATTAGCAAAAAACCCGGCGAAAGATGTTATCAGAGCTCCGGATATGCTTTATCCCGACCCGTTGCTGGAACAGTCCGACATCAATGTGGATGCCAATACTACTCAACCGGTGTGGCTCAGCATCGATATACCGGTAAATACGCTCCCTGGTTTATATAGTGGGAAGATAAAAGTTACAGGAAATACTGCCGGAGGATCCTTTACTACCATCAAGGCATTTAGTGTACAGGTTTATCCTGTTCAGATCAAAAGTACCCGGTTATTAGTCAGTATGACCCCAGCTATTGAAAATGACAGGATGAGCAACACTGTCAATCAATTGACCCTTATCAGTAACAAAGCGAAGGTAGCGCCTTATTCAGCACAGTATTGGGCCAGTGTGCAGAAAATGGCTCAGATGATGCATGCCTACCGGCAGAATGCAATACTGGTTTATACATTGCATATAATAGATTATACACCGGACAGCAATGGCAATTTTCAATTTGACTTCAGCAAGTTTGATCAGATAATCGAAACTTTTCAGAAGAACGGGGATATCAAGAGGATCATTGGAGGCTGGCTGGGTGGTAGAAATGGAGGCTGGTATGAAGGCTTTGATCTTTTTTACTACTATTTTAAAGATGGTAAAGCCCAGTTAGGCAGCGGAAAAGTTACCAATAAAGATGTTGTAAAATTTTACCAGCAGTTCATTCCGGCTTTCATGAAACACCTGAAAGAAAAACGATGGGATAACATCTACTATCAACATTTGGTAGATGAGCCTATTGATGCCAATGCAGGTTCTTATCTGGAGATAGCGGCGTTCTTCAGGCAGCTCGCTCCTAATATGAAAACGCTGGAATCTGTTCAAACAACAAAGGTAACATCAGCGGTCAATATACCGATTCCTGTATTGGATTTTCTTGATCAAAATTATGAGTACTACCGTGTACAACAGTCTCAAGGTAAAGAGCTCTGGTTTTATACTTGCTGGTTGCCACAGGGTGAATATGCCAACCGGTTTATTGAACTTCCGCTGATTAAAACAAGATTACTTCATTGGATAAATTATAAATACAGACTCCCTGGATATGAACATTGGGCATATAATAACTGGTCTGCTAATCCCTTACAGGAAGCGGGGAGTCTACTATCAAATGGAGAAACGCTTCCGGGTGGCGACAGTTGGATTGTTTATCCGAAACAAGGCGGTTTTTTAAGTTCAATCAGACTGGAAGCCATGCGGGATGGGATTATTGATTATGAATTACTCAAAATGCTGGAAGCCCGAAAACCAGCATTGAGTAATAGTCTTGCCGGTCAGATCATTAAGAGTCTGAAATCCTACGAAACCAATATCCAGGAGTTCAGAAAAGTACGGAGGCAGCTCCTGCAGGCTCAGTAA
- a CDS encoding ABC-F family ATP-binding cassette domain-containing protein: protein MHYVTVEGLTKSYGIKPLFRNISFHIEEGDKIALVALNGTGKSTLLKIILGKEAPDDGKVWIHKDVTVVMLEQQSDFDLSKSVIENIFNYDNPILNAIKEYELLTEEGHEPDVDKLTAAFARMDELNAWHFDSKVKQILGKLNIHNLDQPIGSLSGGQQKRVALAKVLIDIGFEHKHVLLIMDEPTNHLDVSMIEWLENYLDQEKVTLLLVTHDRYFLDSVCNEIMELDQEQLFIYKGDYESYLERKASREEMDKASVEKARNTYRKELEWMRKQPKARTTKSKSRQDAFYEVKEKATTRIADQQLELNVKMTRLGGKILELKKVYKAYGDHVILKGFDYTFKKGERVGIVGKNGVGKSTFLNMMLGTEQPDSGKINVGETIVFGNYSQSGLPVKEDMRVIEFVKNIAENFPLADGTKVSAAQFLELFLFPGDKQYTYISKLSGGEKRRLHLLSILFRNPNFLVLDEPTNDLDLPTLSILENFLQEYQGCVIIVSHDRYFMDKLVDHLFVFEGNGVVRDYPGNYTQYREWQKEEDKRKSEEKKEVKPATPVIAATATADNASRKMTFKEKREFETLEKDMEALEEEKKAIESKLSSGTLAYEEMEPLTHRIGEVIQLLDEKGMRWLELSELNG, encoded by the coding sequence ATGCATTACGTAACAGTAGAAGGGCTCACCAAATCGTATGGTATCAAGCCATTATTCCGGAATATTTCATTTCATATAGAAGAAGGCGATAAAATAGCGCTGGTAGCGCTTAATGGAACAGGTAAATCCACGCTCCTGAAGATTATCCTGGGAAAAGAAGCTCCTGATGATGGGAAAGTATGGATACATAAGGACGTTACTGTGGTAATGCTGGAGCAACAGTCCGATTTTGATCTCTCCAAATCAGTCATAGAAAATATCTTCAATTACGATAACCCCATACTGAACGCCATCAAAGAGTATGAACTACTCACAGAAGAAGGACATGAACCGGATGTGGACAAACTCACGGCTGCCTTCGCCCGTATGGATGAACTAAACGCCTGGCACTTCGATTCCAAAGTAAAACAGATATTGGGCAAACTCAATATCCATAATCTGGATCAACCCATAGGTTCTCTTTCAGGAGGACAGCAAAAAAGGGTGGCACTGGCTAAAGTTTTAATAGATATAGGGTTTGAGCATAAACATGTATTGCTCATCATGGATGAGCCCACCAACCATCTCGACGTTAGCATGATCGAATGGCTGGAAAACTATCTCGATCAGGAAAAAGTAACCCTCTTGCTCGTTACCCACGACCGCTACTTCCTGGACAGCGTGTGCAACGAAATTATGGAGCTGGACCAGGAACAGCTCTTTATCTATAAAGGCGATTACGAGAGCTATCTGGAGCGGAAAGCCTCCCGTGAAGAGATGGACAAGGCCAGCGTGGAAAAAGCCCGCAATACCTACCGTAAAGAGCTGGAATGGATGCGTAAGCAGCCTAAAGCCCGTACTACAAAGTCCAAATCCCGCCAGGATGCTTTTTATGAAGTAAAAGAAAAAGCTACTACCAGAATAGCAGACCAACAGCTGGAGCTCAATGTAAAAATGACCCGTCTGGGTGGTAAAATACTGGAGCTCAAAAAAGTATATAAAGCTTACGGAGATCATGTGATTCTCAAAGGCTTCGACTATACCTTCAAAAAGGGAGAGCGTGTAGGCATCGTCGGTAAAAACGGGGTGGGTAAGTCTACCTTCCTGAACATGATGCTGGGTACAGAACAGCCAGATTCCGGTAAAATCAACGTGGGAGAAACGATCGTATTCGGTAACTATTCCCAGTCTGGCTTGCCGGTAAAAGAAGATATGCGGGTAATCGAATTTGTAAAAAATATTGCCGAAAACTTCCCGCTGGCTGATGGTACCAAGGTGAGCGCGGCTCAATTCCTGGAACTGTTCCTGTTTCCGGGTGATAAACAATATACCTATATCTCTAAACTAAGTGGTGGGGAAAAGAGAAGGCTGCATCTGTTGTCTATCCTGTTCCGCAACCCCAACTTCCTGGTATTGGACGAACCTACCAATGACCTGGACCTGCCCACCCTCAGTATCCTGGAAAACTTCCTGCAGGAATACCAGGGCTGTGTGATCATCGTAAGCCACGACCGTTATTTCATGGACAAACTGGTGGACCATCTGTTTGTATTTGAAGGTAATGGCGTTGTAAGGGATTATCCTGGTAACTATACCCAGTACCGTGAATGGCAGAAAGAAGAGGATAAGCGCAAGTCAGAAGAGAAAAAAGAGGTTAAACCAGCAACTCCTGTTATAGCAGCAACAGCTACAGCAGACAATGCTTCCAGAAAAATGACCTTCAAGGAAAAGAGGGAGTTTGAAACACTGGAAAAAGACATGGAGGCGCTGGAAGAGGAAAAGAAAGCGATCGAATCGAAGTTGTCCAGCGGAACATTGGCTTATGAAGAAATGGAGCCACTCACACATCGTATCGGAGAAGTGATACAGCTGCTGGATGAAAAAGGCATGCGGTGGCTGGAGTTGAGTGAACTGAATGGATAA